A window of Poecilia reticulata strain Guanapo linkage group LG23, Guppy_female_1.0+MT, whole genome shotgun sequence genomic DNA:
tggttttgcatctttttcaactaatcaaaacaaaaaaaacaaaaccttgcaTTTCCGTCATTACAAATTGAGCCAAtgaattctttgtttttaacagcaCTGAATCATTTCCCCAAATCTTAAAAGTCACTGACGTAAACATGCAGCCTTTGAGATTTTCACGAGAAACGTCGTCTTCCTTATTAATGAACCCAATCCTCAGTTAGCAGACCTGTTATATTTTGACTCTGCCAGTCAGATTTCTGAGTTACTATGTCGCAATCCTGCATGACCGACAATCCAACGTCAGCTGAATGTATAACTGTATGGTTTGCATGAACTCAGTGACATGCACAAGTACTGCACAAGCTCTACTTCACAACACGTTCCTGAATTGCTTTTGGAGCAATGGCAAGAGAAACTCTCTGTTAAGTACcattagtgtaaaaaaaaaaaaaaaaaaaaaaaagaggcaaccAAAAGAGGTGCGAAGAAAAGCTGTGTGGCAGCCATATTGGGCTGCTCTGATTTGACCTCCCAAGTCGACTTGAGTTGCATTTCCGACTAATGGTTTTGTAAATCGAACTTCGGGTTGACCTATAGGTTCAAACATTCCTTCTCTAGAAAACCAttcccacagtatgatgctaccaccaccttGTTCCTCGAAGgggattcatttttatttattttttttttgtcttgcatgTGAGCCTCCGTTTTTAGGTTTCATCTTACTTCAAAGTTTAAGTGGGACATTTTATAGCTTCCTTCACACGGCTCCACATTTGTAGAGCGCAGCAGATGATTGTTGCGGAGACAGATTTTCAGTGGCTCTCAGACGGTGTATCATGTGGGTCAGATTTggcccttttttttaatcctttaactactttttttttccattctcaAGGAACTGTTTCGTGTCCATTTGGGTCATATGACCAAAGACTTCAACCTCATCGAGGAGAGATTAAGtccatgtcattttttttttttttttacaatctcaTTGAATGGAAACTGTGTGGCTGCCTGGTCTTCTCCTACCTCTGGAAACGGAACTGAATCTTCAGTTCGTAGtttgcatgcatgggttttctgcGGTAAATGCCCAGCCGcgcttgaaaactgcagctgcagtgtATTTTAAGTCACCGATgcggtttttatttttcttggttgTTATTTTTACGATTTTGgaggagaaaatgcaaaaaaaaaaaaaaaactttcactttttttttttttttttttctttctttttgcatgtGACGGCGTCGTTTTCCTGTAACCAAAAACCCCACTCGCATGAAGCGCGCCGAGGGGGAAGTTTGGCACACTTTTACGCGCCGTATCCGCCACATCTTGAGCGCATCGCCCAGCAACAGAACTCGCCCGCTGAAAGAAGTTCGCACATGAACAAAGGATCGGGCTCAGCAACAcgtgtcattaaaaaaaaaaagaaagaaagaaggaagagaaaaaaattcccAACACGCATCAAGCTGCATTTTAGGTAAGTGGATCCTCGTGCTTCGCATTTCCTCCCCACTTTTTTGGGGGCAGAagcttgaaagaaaaaaaaaaaaaaagttgcgcTAAATAACCCGATGCGGTCATTTCTTGCAGCGTCAGGAACACACCACGTCACTCTGTTCAAAGAAACTCCCACTTTTTCCCCTTTCAGCTGGATCATCATCCACCCTACAGTTTTGGAGAGGAAAACTAGGTAAAGATTTGGGCAGAAAACGGCTTTAATCATGATGACCGGATTTCGACTCAACTTGTCGCCCCTCAAGGAGCCTCTGGGCTTCGTTAAGCTGGTTGAATGGGTAAGTCAGATGcgcatttgtttcttttttctttttttcttctcttccttaTAGAACAGGGAGGTCCAGAGACCCTCCTTGGTGCTCAGATGTTCCTTTGAAAATGCCTAAAAATGTACAGAGATCAAAAGTTTGACTCATTCCGATCAACTTTGCGaacttaaatgcaaaaaaaaaaaaaacacgcaaacTAAACCCTTATCTGCACCTGGAGGTTGAATCCAGTTTTTGTCTAGTTGAGTTGAATTTGCTCCTTGCATTAAAGTGCAGGGCGTTTCAAGAACTCAGTTAGAGATTAATACCCATCTAAGCAATAATTTACCCCTGAGAAACAAAACGGTCTTGAAAGTACAAGAAACATGTCGACCTTTGTTCCAGCAATCAGTGAATCCAggtatattttctgttttctcataATAtccacatttacacacagacacacacacacacacacacacacacacacactgaggacCACAGCAGTCATCTGACTCCGGACAAGGCAGTGTGTGGAAGTACGTGTGTGTGgaagtgtgtgtttgctttacATAAGCTTCATTTAACACAATGGATTTGCTTATTCATGCTCAGTGTGGAGCAAAGACTATTAATTGGGTCAGTAAATACCcacaaattaaaaagatttttctggGAACTTTGGAAGGCCGGATCTGTGCAACACCTGGTCAggattgggaaaaaaaaaaagtaaatatgtatAAGTCTAAATATGGAGCTGATttaacactaaatcttaccagaaaatgtttccagaaagcaaactttaacttttttttttttttttttgtatatgttGGTTTGAGAGAAGAAACACGATTGCAAGCAAATCGAAAAGAAATGAGCAGAGACGAGGGTTGATGACATTTGTAAAGTATTTATCATAAAGGAAGCTTTTGAGTGGCTGCAAAGTAATCTGATTAGTGTGTGAGTGATGTGGCCTCGACACAGAAACCTCCTCAGATGTTATCATTTGTGAGCTGTAAACAGGAAGCAGTATTTCTTCGAAGAAATGCTGGAAGTCTCCACTGTTCATTCCACTTGTTAAAGACGGAtgaaaaaaccttttattggTTTTCCCGACGTGCGAGAGATGGTCGTGTCTTATTgcatttgttgcagtttgtttgcATCTTGTACATATTTGAAATTCTCACCCATGATTAGATGCCAAATttccttgacttttttttttttattggggatCTTGACAAGGGAACTCATTTGATTTTTCCTGGTTTGTTTTGAATAGTGAGTGAGTTCCCCAAATAAGCAAAGTAGCATGAGtagaccaaaaaaacaaaacaaaaacaaaaaaaaaaagcaggaagtgacagAAAAGGACATCTGGGAAAACATCTGGAGTGAAGCATAGCAAGGTGTGTGAGAGCATGTAAGCacttttagtgtgtgtgtgtgtgtgtcagttgtgctgatgagacaaaaatgaagttttttttggtttttttttgaaagagctTTCTCGAGGTTACCGTTTCCACATTCTTTTGGTCTTTTTAATGAAAGCCACTTCCTGCCTGATGCAGTGAATGCCTTCCAACAATTTTCCTGTAACTTTTAAACGACATCCAAAGCTTTGGGGATAAGTTAGATCTGTGGCCTCCATTCATTTAATGAGTCCTACGATATTAAAGAGATGCACAtctattttgcaaaaagaaaaaaaaacaagatctgGCTAATCATTTTACTGCCTTCTGATTTTACTGAAGGCTTAACTTGAACCCTgggagacaaaaacacaaaggatgACGGATTTGTACCTTTCCTCAAGGGTAGAAATCCCAATGTCATCTGTTTCAGCTACAGCTGCTTAAAGGCGAACAAAGTACAGCGTCATCTGCGTAGAGGTGAACTTCACCTGTGAACGTGGTCTTTGGGGGACTCCGTACAAAATTTGGACCTGCCTTAAGCTTCCTCACTCAAACCCAAACGTTGTTGTCTATTAAACAGCATCTCCTGATGAGCAGAATCAAACGCTTTGCTGGGATCTACACAGTGCTACTCGCTGttcaaatcattaaaatataacTTGTCAGCCCagttcagtctttttttctccccctctgcCCCCAAACCACATCCTTCTGGTTTTATTGTAGGAATATCATGGCGTTTCCAGGCAGCCCTAAAACAAATTCCGGGTTTATCCCCAGGCATTCCAGTTTTCCTTTATATCTCCCCTGGGTTGAGTTGGAAGGGACTCTTAATCAGATGCCTGAACTACCTCCAAAGATTTCGATGCGGAGGAGACCGAGTCTGCACTCCCTCGTCCTAAACCGCTCGCTGTGTCCCGAAATAAGTCTATTTATGGCCTCGGTCTTTTAATTTGCTATCTGCTGCTTATGAGCACAGGTTAGGGGTTGGAAAGTAGGTCGGCTGATGAATGGACATCTTTACTCATCCTTTGTCTTTTGGCACGGTTCCACCTTTGTCACCGTCAAACAACAGTTCACTGTTTCTGTCGCAGAAGATGCCGTCCTGTCGGAACGGACAGTGTCAGAGTCCGGCACAAAAACACCAATCACCTCTGACTTCAGCGGAAACGGAGCCGTTTTGAGCTTGAAGGCAGAGGTTGTGGATACTTCACAGAAGTGTGATTTCTCGAGGTTGTGTTTTGAGTAACTGTGCaaaatctcaaactttttttccccccgcatTGTCATGGAGTTTGTGCGtttgtgtgtagaattttgaAGACGGAGATAACCTTAAAGCAATTAGGAGTGAAGACTGTGACATgataaaatgtgggaaaagtaAATTGTTGTGTATACTTTCCAGATGCACTTGAGATTTAAATACGTCTAGTGGATATGTGTACATAGCAGAAGTtcgaaatgaaacaataaattcaTGCTGTGGATTACGTTATGATGGCCATAATAAGAACTCTTTTGCTGACTTTCTTTGTAGCCGTAACTTAGGCAAATTAGATCttgttgaaattattatttttttatttattttactgcaaaaaatattttaacatgatCTTCTTCAGGGCTTGCTGCCACCAACAATGAGCTGTTTCAGGCTGACAGATCGTGTCGGGTCCAGCAGTGTCCCGTCTGGGGATTTACTTTGGCACATCTTCGTCCTGCATCGTCATCGTCGCCGGTAGCGGCGTAACGTAACATCAGCAGGGCTTTGAATGAGCTTGAGCTCTGATGGTTATCGAGCTGCGCACTCGGGGAAGGCCTTGGCCAGAGTCGCAGTCGCCCCGAAGAAAAAAGAATTTGGTCTCTGTTGGCTTTAAGAGGGGAGAATTGGCGTCACATGGTCGACAAACTGAATCAGATGCTTTTCTGCGCAAAGGAATTCGACGCCTGAATGGCGGCTTAAGTGAAAACACATTGACAGaaaatctttcaaatatttagattttcagaTATGTcgtcgtttttttgttttgcttttttaaaagacaaaagctTTGCAGAACAGTCCAGTGTTATTGGCACCCTTTTCAATATTGTGTGAAAAGCCTAGAGCGAGTGTAGCTTTGATTACAGTAACATTAccagacattgtttttattttttttttctaaatacataaataatattcaaaagATTGATAAGTTAAATAATAAGATGGGGGAtcagtgatgctgtgggcctgtttctccTTCACAGGTTCTGAGAAACCTGCCAGATGTAAGGAATTACATCATGAACATAACgggacattttaaattaaaaaaaagccaagaaaaatatctatatatgaaatgaaatttacagaaaaaaaagtatcagaCAAAAGAAGAATCAACCAAAATAAAGGTTGGAGtaatcaacatttttctgaGTGAAATTGTGCTACTGGGGGAGcggggattttattttaaggatgtttatgcATCTTCAGCAGGGATGggtttattcttgtaatatgtCAATTTACTCTAGCAGCATTGGTGTAGTCATTATCTAACTGTATTTTCTGATGCTGGCATGAGCAGCGTCCCTAATGTGTGTGTCTCGTTTTCTGTCCACGCAGCTCACGGCCATATTCGCTTTCGGAAGCTGTGGTGGATTCTCGGGTACGAACATCGTATCTCTCTTCTGTGGTGGCATGAATGAGACCCTCGATGCCAGCTTTCACTACCCGTTTAGGTATAAATCTTCGATACATTGATGCTTCTGTTTTTGAATTCTGAAGTAGTAGAATTCTGAATCATAAGCCAAttagatttttgagtttctgaccGGTCACTCTCTCATCACAGATGGTCCCAATCAGCCAGTTTGGGTCACTTTTCAGTGCATatgtaaaaataactaaataaatccGAAAGGTAttgaataaacatgtttttattcctttgGGCTCTCCTCTACGTCATGGACAGGCTGAGCCAGGTCCCGCTCATCAATGGAAACGTCACCATTTGTAATTACTCTGTCTCTACCACGCACCTGATGGGAGACTCATCGTCCGCCGCCGAGTTCTTCGTCGGCATCGGAGTCGTGTGCTTCCTGTACAGCATGGTAGCTCTGCTGGTTTACTTAGGCTACATGCATGTCTACAAAGACTCTGACTTTGGGCCTATTTTCGTgagtaaataaactgaataaaattaaaatggctGACcacattttatattgtattGTGAAAATCTTATTgacttttcttgcttttttttttgctaggaCTTTATCATCACAGCAGTCCTGGCCTTGCTGTGGTTGGTCTGCTCATCTGCCTGGGCAAAGGGTCTGCAGAACGTGAAGGACGCCACAGACACTGACGGAATTAGTGGCACGCTAGCTCTTTGTAAGGGAACGAACGTCACGTGTGAAGTCACGGACTTCGCCAACATGCGGACGCTCAACATCTCTGTGGTAAGAAGAAATGCATGCCAGCAGCTAGTTTGTACTGCTTTCAGTCACCAATAACTGAAGCTGTCGATTAGTTCTAGAGCAGTTGATTAGTAAAGTCTGATCATTTCAATCTCTTACCTTGCTCTTCGTCGATCTAGATTTACCTATGCGTTTTCTTGTTCTGCTTGTGTATTTGCAGGTGTTCGGCTACCTCAACATGTTCATTTGGGCCGGCAATGCCTGGTTTGTTTACAAGGAGACTCGCTGGCACTCCCAGAAATTCTCCTCCCAACCTGGACCTGGAAGACAGCAGGTTCCTGCGCCAATCTAACACCAGTGCCCACTTGTTGTTATGCATAAGAAGGAAAGGAAAGTCAAATATATATGAAGTATTGAGCTTTTATACATATCTAGAAAATGTTCTTGATAGAGGGTGAGATTGTTGGAACCTGTTgtaggttttctttttgcttgtgCTAACGTTGCACAAAGCCGTACTGGCATTTTGCAACCTAAATGACTTGACATTGGTTTACTTCTTGCACAGTGACAGTcctgaaataataaaatcccCAATCTGCATATATTTCTTTGGAAAGTCTTGCAACTTAGAACAACAAAAGGTCTTTCTTGTATTTAACTtgcatcaaacatttttaccttttaagTGGGCTTCACACTATCATGCAAGGTAAATCTATAGTAGAGGAAATAAAGCGGCACCCAAATGATTTCctttgaataaatgtattcaaatcaAAGGTCGAATTTcaaaatatctgtaaataaaacCGTTTTATCTTAAGgccttttttttcacattttctctagGGTTCCCAAAAAGTGTGATGCCCTATTGTttagtgataaataaatgaatagaaaaatataaattacatgtgtatttttcacaaaatctgtgtgaaatcTTTACAATTCTGTTGCTGTTTATACTTGAAGCACATTCGCATTTAGCTCAAaacgtttattttctttcatgt
This region includes:
- the sypl1 gene encoding synaptophysin-like protein 1; translated protein: MMTGFRLNLSPLKEPLGFVKLVEWLTAIFAFGSCGGFSGTNIVSLFCGGMNETLDASFHYPFRLSQVPLINGNVTICNYSVSTTHLMGDSSSAAEFFVGIGVVCFLYSMVALLVYLGYMHVYKDSDFGPIFDFIITAVLALLWLVCSSAWAKGLQNVKDATDTDGISGTLALCKGTNVTCEVTDFANMRTLNISVVFGYLNMFIWAGNAWFVYKETRWHSQKFSSQPGPGRQQVPAPI